TTCATAGTTCTCCTTGGTTCTTTCCCAAAAAATTCAGTGATGATCCTCATTATTGCAGGAACACGAGAGCCTGAACCAACAACCTCCACAAAGTGCACACTTTCTGTAGTCAAGCCAGCTTCAGCCAGGGCCTTCTCCAGTGGCCCTTTCACACGCTCTAGTACTGGCCCGCTGATCTGCTCAAACTCATCCCTCTTAATGAAACCTCGCACATCCTTCTCATCCATCAAGCACTCAATGTTCATTGGTGCCTCTGGATTGGCACTGAGCATCTTCTTGAGTTTCTCACAAGCCACACGTAACCTAATGCAGGCGCGGGCATTCTGGTAGACATCGATCTTATACTCCTCTTTAAATTTTGCTGCAAAGTGCTTAAACAGGGCTTCATCAAAGTCCCTCCCACCAAGAGACCGGTCATATGCATGTGATAACATCTTGAGCTGACCCTTCTTGTACCCGACAATGCTGACCTGCATGCTGGCATGCCCGACATCAACAAATGCGACATTCAGCTGATCATTCTCAGGGAGATCAGTCTTGTAGATCCCATATGCCAATGCTGTAGCGGTGGTCTCATGGAACAAACGCAAAGGCCGGAGACCCGCAATGGTGGCAGCATCAAGAACAGCCCTCCGCTGCAAGTTAGTAAAATACACTGGAATACCAATACAGCAGTCAATAACAGCAGAGTTCAGGTTACCCTCAGCAATACCCTTCAAGTTGGACAGGACCATGGCAAGCAGCTGTGTGGGGGTGAACGAGCGCTCCTCCCCCAGATACCGAGCATGGACGAGCGGGAACCCATCAGGGCCCTCAGAGACATGGAATGGGAAGGACTGGAGATCATGCTGCAGCTCAGGATCAGTAAACTTGCGGCCTAGCAAGCGCTTGATCTGGGAGATGGAGTTCTTGGGGTTCATTGTGGAGTTTGCAGCGCCTGCAGTGCCAATGAACCGCTGCTTGTCGCCAAAGCAGACAATAGCCGGGGTCTCCCGCTTGGACTCTTCATTGAGGACCACGTCGATACCACGCTGCCGTGCAACCCCCACAATGCAGCTCTCATTGCCCAGATCAAACCCCACAACACTCATATCTGACCCAAACTGTAGCTTTCGGTCACTGCTGGTTCCGAGATCTAGATCACAATATAGACCTGCGCAGAACAAGATCTACGAGTTAAACTCCTCTTTAAACAATAGAAACACATAAATCTCACCATATGAACCTAAAAAATTCTCCATTCGATGCACCCAGACCTGAAAAACTCATGAAATTTAACCGAAATCCGCCACAAACCCTGCTCTAAAACCCTTGCGAACCTAATCCCACTTGTCCCTAAGGACATCCACAGCATGCGAAATGCAAATTTCGCACCTAGGCATTATCTAGCACACAAGGACGTCGAAGCTCCAACAACCTTCTTTTCCCAAGCCTAGCAGAAGAAGCGGATTGGTCTTCACAGTGCTTAATGCTTATGCTCCACACTGTTCAAACTGTTCTGATCAAACTTTTCTGCTGGTAAGGAGATCTAGATCACAATATACACCTAGACGAATATTTGAAGAGTCTGATGTTGATCAAACTGCTCAAGAATTAATTCTTGATTTGCTGGatccaaaaaaatattggGTTTTGATGTAGTCCTGCATCTTGGCCCTTCTTCTGTTTGATTAGAATCTCTAAGAACAGATGTAATTTTTGTCCGCGCCACGGCGGGAGAACCGGAGGTGGGATGCTGGCGGATTGCTCGAATTTTTTGTTGCTTTCTCAAATTTGTCGTTCCCACTTTTTTGGAATTTGGCAACGGGTCCTTGATGTATATAGCTATCTGATCTACATTGTGGCCTGATTGTGGCTACCCTAAATCAACAGCAAAGCCTCTACGGATCGGAGCCTAGTCCTCAACAAGGTAACACGCAGAGATCGTTAATCCTGATATTTATACAGAAAGTGGCCTATAATGCTGGAAACGCAAACGGATCCGAGCAGGCAGAGTTCGGCATCGAAGAAGCAGCCGTGGTAGAACAGAGCACAAACGGAAGGTGAGAGGGGGCGGATTTGATCATACCGGCGGCGGTGCGAAGGCCGATGCCGAGGCTGGAGAAGCTTCTGGGAGCTTTGATTTTGGTAGCGCCGCACGTAGAAGAGGTTGTCTTGGGAGCACCTTATTTCCTtgacgaggaggagacgaacgggaggaggaggacgtaTATACGGCGCGCTGTGGTggtgttggcggcggcggggcggtgGTCGTCGCGAATACTCTAGAAGGTGTGGGAACCCTCAGGTGCGAGTGCGACCGACAAGTCTGCGTTCCCAGCGACCCAGCGTCGCATATGGGCCGCCAGTTTCGTGGACCGCGGACAGGGGGCAATGGACCATATGCTCCGGTTGgatcgctcaaaaaaaaaaaatgctccgGTTGGAAATGTTGCGCTGACAACTGAAACGTGGGCCGTCACTGTTGGAATTTTATAATGTGCAGTATAAACTAAGCATCGGAGTAACGTCGTTTTGCATCGCAAACTTTTGAATTTTTATTCTGTGGTGGACTTCTGTTTTTATATAGTGACCGCTGAGATCTGAATAATGAACTTCTGTCTTTTAATCGCAAACATGAGGTAAACATTAACACAACCGGGTTGATGTAAGTCTAGCGATGATGGAGGTTGGAGGCCAATGGAGGAGGTGCGACAACGTGCGCATAACTAGTGTCTCCTGCCCGAAAAATTGGAATGATTTTctattttgaattttgggcGTAGTGGCGAGCGCTGCTATACTGCCCATGAATCAAAGGAGGCCTTAATGTTCTGCTGGCTGAATGCACGTGGTTGGCTACGgaactaaaaataaaaattacaaacatTAGTTGTTTTAGATATTTTTATGTTAAATGTGTTCAATTTTATGCGAAATAAGAATTATtatattaaaatatttaagTGAGAAAAATTATCTCAAAAGTACACGTCAAACAAATCAGATACCATCAAAAGATTGTCATACATGTATGAACCATATAGAATAGTGTGCCAATTAAGTGATTCTCAAACAAACTAGTAAATAGTGTCGGTAAGGTGAATGAACGACCACCAACTCGAATCCTTAtaagtatatatataaagataaagataaagataaaaATACTACTAACATAACAAGCTTGTATTTtctgcgcctgaaagtagaaCTTCCTTTCTGTACTTCCGACTAGGGTGTACTGCCAGGATATGAAGAGTGAATTTTCTTCCGGCGGATGGCGAGGGTGAAGCGGCGACACAAGGTCCAGGGTGAGGTTGGCGGCTACAGAGAGACAAAGATTTGGGTTAGGATTTGTAGAACTTTTGGGATAGACACCACTAACGGCCACATGAAAGGACTGTCGGTGAAAATCCACGCAGCACTGACGGATGGGCATCTCGCACCTCTTAGTGGATATTTGCCACCAATTGTCCAAAAGGGACATCTCGCACCTTTTAGTGGATCTTTGCCATCAGTGTTGTCCAGAAAACTCATACCCGGGGTCACACTTCCGACAATCTTGTGTTGACGGGCGCTTGCTCGCCCCCCCCGTAACGCTTCATGCCACTAGCGGACATGCCACTTGTGACGCTATACCACGAGCCACCTTTTGAATGTGGTTAGGAAACTGGGCCCATCTTGGAATCTTTCCAAGCCTGTTGGGTTTGACAAAACCGAATCCTCAAAAACGTACCAACCCCACTGTCTCAAATAGATTCTTTCTCTGGTGGGCTACGATTAGTTCTCTTTCGGATGGCTTGTCATTTTGTATAGGTGACTCTGCACTAGTGACCGATCAAACCAAATTCTGATTCGgaatctctaccaacaacgcATATCCTACAAATAGCGGCCTCAAGCTAAGATCCACATTAACTTGAAAAGTCTTACACTAACATCCCGTGGTTAAATTTTTGTTTATGCATCCTTCCTTGCACTCTTTTCaacattttttctttgtcCTTACTAAATCTCACACACGACCCTAAAAACTGTACGCGATAGGGAATCTTTCAAACAACATGCTCAAAAATAACTTTTGAAACATGTCTATCAACTATATATGGAGGGCAATTAGTAGCATAGTAACAACTTTTCACAACACTCAGGAAGGTTTGCTTCGTctttttgcttgttttgtcATCATCTTCCCAAAGAACATTTTGGACAAGTTCTTGCATACCCAAATCAATTTTCCTGTTCATGTGGCTAATTGTCGCCTTGTTCTCCTCAGCATCCTGTAAATTTTCATCATCGATTGAAGATTAATAATATTGAAAGTAGGAAAATGATATTTAAATAATATTGATTCAAATAACAGCTTCAAGtcttttaatcaaagttgttactttctttttttcttcgaaaacTCTATAGATGGCTGAACATTACCTTTTACAGAGAGCTCAGATTTCCTTTATCAAGGATTTGTGCTAAGTTTCAAGAGAATAACATGGAGCATAGGAGTTACCTGAGAAAGTAACATCTTGTGGTGAAGGTTGTCACAAATAGAAGATGAGAGTTGCATAAACCAAGTGCCGTCCTTGTTGTTTATCATAGATGCCGCTTCACCTATTCGTCCAGCAGAAATCTCAATAATTTTAACTAGAAGCAAACATGTTTCTTTGTCATGAACCATGCACGACCCTGTTGGCACCACATTTGAAGTACCATATACATCATCCTCTGTGTTTATCTTCTCCGTCATCCATTCGATCCACTACAAGGTAGAAGATATGTATTAGAATGTTTATCTGAGAAAATAATATAACTAACTGCGAACAGGTGCAACCACTCTTTGTTTAACTTACAGCGGATTGTAACAAGTTTTGGATGTACATTGGTCCTTCATCAATAGGTAGTGCCTCTTGTACCAATAAATCAATAAGCCGCTGAAGTGCCCTCACAAGAATTTCTCCCTTTGCATCTCCCTGAAGCCTAGACGCAAAATTTGCATTATATGAAACATGTTTAATACAAAATGAGGTTATAGTGATTAGTGAAGGACCATGATTGTTTACTGCCAGTGATAATGATGGGTTACTAAGTCATTAGTGAAGGACCATGTTTGTTTACTGCCAGTGATAATGATGGGTTACTGTATACAAAGACATTATGTGACAATCACCACGCCAAGCAAAATAAATCTAGAGAGAAGCATATTTTCCGTCCTTCAACTATTGCGGAAATCTAAAAATGGTTACTCAACTTCAAAAGCGGAAAAACATATTTACTCAACTTGTACGTAAAACCGGATATATTTGGTCCATCGCCCTAGTTATAGTGACTTTGGTGATGACGTGGCCTAGTTTTGACTTTGGCATAATAACGACATGGGTATCACTCCTaatcaatactccctccatttcacaaatgctggtgtattttgtttcgttaagacaaaattttgatcaatgaaaactctattgatatgtgttttttcatacatgaaatttatatcagtGGATttgtctttaaaagttcttgctaatgatcatggttttGTATCAtgtaacttacatattaatagagtaattcttggtcaaaggtttgtcttaacgaaacaaagtacgccaacctttgtgaaatggaggaagtacttcTAAAACTGAGCTCTCTTTGTTGAATATTGGACAGCGCCACCTCCCTAACAATCATATGGAGTCTGCTTAGTTTTGAAATACTATCTTTATGTGATTTAGATGACATGGACGTTAACATGCAACGGCAATGATCAAAATTTGCCACCCCGTCAAGCTTGGGCCAAAACCAGGCCACATCATCGATGAAACCACTCTGAACAGTACGATGGACTAGGTTTCACAAAGTACTAGGTTTTCCTGACTTTGTCGTTGAATGACTAAATTTAGACTGAAAATTTTATAAGTTTTTCTCATAAAACTATGCAAGTGTTTAAtctctgcaaaaaaaaaatgatagtgCTTTGCAGTTTTTCAAGATCAGAAGAACAATTAATCAAAGTGGTCTATGCATGTTCAGAATACTTACCATGATACATCACAATTTCCTTCGTAGAGACTGTTGTGCGTAAATCGTTCCATCATTTTTTTACCCGACGAATTGCTACCAAGGTACTTGGAAATAATGTTGGCAAGCACTGACACCCTGGCCCAAGAAAGTCGTTCTGTGGCACGGGTTGGCTCAAAAATGCAAGCAGCGGCTAGAAAGTAAGCTCTCAAAATATCTTCTCGAGCCACCCCAAAAGCCTCGAGGCCATTCTCAGCAAACCATCTGAATACATGCATGGTGGCAAATTAAGAGTTAGTCATTTCATGTTTATGCAGGAAAAATATAATTAGGAAGATGATTTGTGAGATTATTATGCGTACTTTTGCAGGCCATGCCACTCAAGCTGATGTTGAACTTGGCAACGATTGAAATCACGTCTCGCCAGCTCAAGATAGGTATTGTTGTTCACAAGTGGCATCCTGCATGCAAAGTCGTCATTCGTATCAAGTACATGGGGAAATTTACATCGCTTTTTGCTGAAGAAAGTATCTGTCAAGAACAATAGTTTGCATTTGATGTTCTCGGTCATAAACTATTTTACCTGTAGAGTGTCTTTCCAATCCAGATATCATTGTCACCACCGTATTGATCCAGATAGGCCCTTGCTTCTACACGAGGCAGGCTTGCATACCAAGGAAAGTCCAACGTGTATTGCACCTAGATCATCATAGCCGTTATATATCCACATAATGTAATTTCTTCCACAAAAAACAAGATAATATAATGTACGAGTACATTGCTTTTGCATGTAAATTAAACTGAATTTGATCATGTCAGACAAATTTTTACTTACCTCGCCTGGCAGATCCTTGGCAATGATCCATTTATCCCGGATGGTGCCCTTGGCTTCTCTTTCCCTAAGGAACTCGTAGGAGAACTTCCCGGCACGCCGCAGCACGTCCTCTCCGGGGAACCTCACCTGCGAGGCCCTGTTGAGGTTGTACATCCCGGTGACGGCCTGCGTGGATTGGCCGACGAAACAGAAGAACTCCCCGTCCTTCTCAAAGTTGTCAAACACGGCCGGGGACACGTCGTATCCGTGCGTCCGCAGCAGCCGGAACGCCATGGCCGTGTCGTCCACGTCCTTGACGTGTGAGTTCCTCGCCCAGGAGATCCCCTCTGCGGTCCAGTACCTGCTCACGTAGTCCAGGCAATGCTGGATCTCCTGCTCGAAGTAGCGCGAGATGCCCAGCCGCTCCAGCCGGTCCACCACCCACAGGTGCTCGAACAGATCCACAGGGTACACATTGGGGACTGAAAATCAATGGCCCGTCGAAATGAAGATCGATCAGCGACAGTCAgcagttgtactaaatccccacacttattatggatcgagaCGGAACCGtctcttaattaattacctCCTCCATCGAACTTCCTGACGATGGCGTCGATGTACTCCAAGCATTTCCTGTCACCGGTCTGCGTAAGAGCAAAAGCAGTAGCCGAGGGAGAATAGAGAAAAGAACCGTCCCCGGACTGGAGCCGGAGGATCCGGTGCCAGTCGACCCCAGGCATCCCTTCAAGTGTATGCAGGATCGACGTCGGGACCCGGTGCATCATCTCCATCGGGATCCTCTTGAGCTTCACTTCTCTCGTGGCATAAAGCCCCTGAAGAGCCTCATGGTCATACGGGAACCCAACGATGCCCagactccgggcggcctccAGGAGAGCCGGGAACGCGATCTCGAACCCGATGGGCATCGACTCGGGGTCCTCCTCGGCCAGCCGCCACACGTTCTCCTCCAGGAAACGGAGCCCCGCGGCGCGCTGGCCGGGGCCGAGATGCCACTTGGTGAGAGCCACGACGCAGGCCAGGGTGTTGGTGATCCGGTCGTAGGCGGAGAACAGGGCGGAGTCGCCCCAGGAGCCGTCGGCGAGC
The Brachypodium distachyon strain Bd21 chromosome 2, Brachypodium_distachyon_v3.0, whole genome shotgun sequence genome window above contains:
- the LOC100825198 gene encoding ent-copalyl diphosphate synthase 1, chloroplastic isoform X1, with the translated sequence MQLLRLSPPARAPFGGLHAGPLLPVLLKGPCRSRGKGKDAAAAAAAVVEPAGTRVAGRRMAHPTAVSSAKGIQAKTAGNEVQILERPEERDLDDDYPVIPEVPGAADSQPLISQVRSMLRSMGDGDISISGYDTAWVALVPRLDGGEGPQFPATLRWISSNQLADGSWGDSALFSAYDRITNTLACVVALTKWHLGPGQRAAGLRFLEENVWRLAEEDPESMPIGFEIAFPALLEAARSLGIVGFPYDHEALQGLYATREVKLKRIPMEMMHRVPTSILHTLEGMPGVDWHRILRLQSGDGSFLYSPSATAFALTQTGDRKCLEYIDAIVRKFDGGVPNVYPVDLFEHLWVVDRLERLGISRYFEQEIQHCLDYVSRYWTAEGISWARNSHVKDVDDTAMAFRLLRTHGYDVSPAVFDNFEKDGEFFCFVGQSTQAVTGMYNLNRASQVRFPGEDVLRRAGKFSYEFLREREAKGTIRDKWIIAKDLPGEVQYTLDFPWYASLPRVEARAYLDQYGGDNDIWIGKTLYRMPLVNNNTYLELARRDFNRCQVQHQLEWHGLQKWFAENGLEAFGVAREDILRAYFLAAACIFEPTRATERLSWARVSVLANIISKYLGSNSSGKKMMERFTHNSLYEGNCDVSWEVALSNIQQRELSFRSTSSISQRLQGDAKGEILVRALQRLIDLLVQEALPIDEGPMYIQNLLQSAWIEWMTEKINTEDDVYGTSNVVPTGSCMVHDKETCLLLVKIIEISAGRIGEAASMINNKDGTWFMQLSSSICDNLHHKMLLSQDAEENKATISHMNRKIDLGMQELVQNVLWEDDDKTSKKTKQTFLSVVKSCYYATNCPPYIVDRHVSKVIFEHVV
- the LOC100825198 gene encoding ent-copalyl diphosphate synthase 1, chloroplastic isoform X2 produces the protein MQLLRLSPPARAPFGGLHAGPLLPVLLKGPCRSRGKGKDAAAAAAAVVEPAGTRVAGRRMAHPTAVSSAKGIQAKTAGNEVQILERPEERDLDDDYPVIPEVPGAADSQPLISQVRSMLRSMGDGDISISGYDTAWVALVPRLDGGEGPQFPATLRWISSNQLADGSWGDSALFSAYDRITNTLACVVALTKWHLGPGQRAAGLRFLEENVWRLAEEDPESMPIGFEIAFPALLEAARSLGIVGFPYDHEALQGLYATREVKLKRIPMEMMHRVPTSILHTLEGMPGVDWHRILRLQSGDGSFLYSPSATAFALTQTGDRKCLEYIDAIVRKFDGGVPNVYPVDLFEHLWVVDRLERLGISRYFEQEIQHCLDYVSRYWTAEGISWARNSHVKDVDDTAMAFRLLRTHGYDVSPAVFDNFEKDGEFFCFVGQSTQAVTGMYNLNRASQVRFPGEDVLRRAGKFSYEFLREREAKGTIRDKWIIAKDLPGEVQYTLDFPWYASLPRVEARAYLDQYGGDNDIWIGKTLYRMPLVNNNTYLELARRDFNRCQVQHQLEWHGLQKWFAENGLEAFGVAREDILRAYFLAAACIFEPTRATERLSWARVSVLANIISKYLGSNSSGKKMMERFTHNSLYEGNCDVSWLQGDAKGEILVRALQRLIDLLVQEALPIDEGPMYIQNLLQSAWIEWMTEKINTEDDVYGTSNVVPTGSCMVHDKETCLLLVKIIEISAGRIGEAASMINNKDGTWFMQLSSSICDNLHHKMLLSQDAEENKATISHMNRKIDLGMQELVQNVLWEDDDKTSKKTKQTFLSVVKSCYYATNCPPYIVDRHVSKVIFEHVV